The Quercus lobata isolate SW786 chromosome 9, ValleyOak3.0 Primary Assembly, whole genome shotgun sequence region ttgttataatttattaattgtttTCATTAAAGTTCTTTTAAAtacacatttatatattttttaatttgacattaatttgatgttacattattgctaacaaaaagaaaagggttagTACAATTCTAGAActtcttattttcaatttattttttcttaaattagtATTTGGTAAACTAAAATAGTCCACcaataaactattttaatatgttgtattTCAATACAGTTTTGAAGAATCCAAATTCAACCttgatgagaaagagaaaaagattgagtcattgcattttgttaattttgatctttataaagattgaaaaagaataggttagaaaaaaaaaaattattttttgttaatactGAGATTTATGTTAGAATGATAACATCTACCATATGTTTTTTTGTAGGACATAACATTTTATTGCACGACCTATATTAAAAAGATCAATTCTGAGAATGAATATGAATctcctaaaaaattattaaaaaaaaaaggaaaaagaaaaacatgaacCAAAACTATGGTGTAACACATGTATAAAAGCGTGTGAATTTCCAAAAATTaggcaagtaaaaaaaaaaaatatatatatatatatatatatatatatatatactattggTTAACTTTGAATATACATAAATAGTAATTGatataaatggaaaaataaatatttcagATACATGCTGGACATGCAAGTTGGAGACACAACAGAACCTACAGATATGCAAGTCTAAATAAGCATACAAATATGCCAAAAAATCAAATGCAAGGCATTAAAACATAGGGAGacagaagaaagaaaaaaaggtgtTTGCTACGCAACTTTTCAAACTGGAAGAAGAGGTAAGAATGATATAAATATgttatttgtttaattaaattaattctaTCAAATTTTGATAGCTTTCTCACTTTTgttttgaatatataatttttatgtgtttgtgtgtgtctatatatatacactcataatgatatgatttaacttcaaattttaatatttcacTCACCTCAAATTCTACTAAAtgtttcaaataatttaaaataaattaaatattttgattatatatcattattttatgttttaatatgtaaaatttatatactacACACCATGTATGCACAAAGTGGCtcaatatatgtatgtatacatgtcgcaaaattaatttgttttatcgTGTGATtcacaaattattaatatagtttcaacatatataaattttaattaatcgATGCATCGCACGAACATAATACTAGTTTTGTGAAAAAGTTGGTACCAAGCCTAGAAAAAATGACGGTTGTGCAAGATTGCCCGCACGCACACGCCGAGTAAAAAAGAACACTATGTCATAACTATGTGTAAAATGACcttaatttttaactatttaggAAAATACCACCCTTTTAGAACTTGATATTACTAATATCAAATTCTGCGTGAATTTGACATTAGCAATGTTGAGTTCCGTGCTTGTTCTATGATAGTGGCAGTCTTTGATGTAGggattttaaataattaaaaaaaaaaaatgtcacgtGGAACTCAACATCAATAATGTCAAGTTCCAAAAGAGTGGTATCTTGccatatattttgaaaataaggtTGTTTGACTActtagtttaaaaattaataggGGCATTATTAGAATATTTGgtaattgacaattttttaggaaatttttaatataaatttcatggaaaatataaaaatttatcaaaaatcaattagtttttcttttaccaaaaaaatatatttctaaaattattttctaaactaatgcTCTTAAGACATATGTtaatttttcccatttttatatatttttaatattttccataaaagtggtatcaaaactatggggccagagaattcgtGGCCCAGGCCCACTCTACGTTAGGGCCCAGGGCCTGAGCTGAGGAGAgctattgccgaggacgcataaCGAAGGCTCAAAAAAGGCACAGggatatggccgaggacgatcttatgctcagCACCTCACAAAGTGCccgaagaaaaggacaaactcagtgcAGGGGCAGGACAaaggagaaagctgccaacatcgtAATACAGAATCCAGCATCTGACAGGCCCATACTCCAGaccatgctatttaacttttccaaccgcccccaaccactctaggtatgggttgacaggacaggtctgcaccccagagagtaaaacttacacgtggataCTAAAAGGAGAGAGGAACattagtataaaaggaaaagaaggcgAAGGAGAAAGGGATCCCCAGAAGGGAGGGGAAAATCCTATAAAAAGGGAGAAAGGGAAGGATACAAGGCTCCTCAGACGATATCCGAGGACTTAAATCCTACGACCCGCATTAATGGAAGGCTTAACTAGTCAAGCCAAGTCCGCCCATATGTGAGCTTCCACAGAAAGCCCGATTAAACCGCTGGCCTATGCCCAAGGTCCTGCCTTTCaagctcactctctacaaattatattgttagggccctttacatacgagcccaacgtcattcttgggtcgttaaaaatcgtgtccctacaaaaattttcctaaaatgatttattaacaaaaccCTTAAGAGTACCATTAACCAAAtctatttgttaaaaaattagaaaaaaaaaaaaaaaagctaagttcataacactttcataacaaatattATGTAACATATAGTTATTGGTTATTATTAGTGactaaaaaagtaattttaattgtcaatttaaattataactagtaacaatatttcatttaaaatttgttatgaaaatattatcaaaatagatgtactctttaaaaaataaataaacaaataaataaaaagtgtaaCTCTCTATAATGACCTTTATGGTACACGCCTCTAATAAATGTACTTTTTGACTTTGGGATCAGTCATTTGAACAGTAGTAAAAGtctaatttttacttttcttgaaagatttttttcttttcttttcttttctttttggctgaatagtctttctttcttttagctAGAATTCCCTCTTCATTAGCAACATGGGTTGATTATCTTATTACGAGCATTAAAGAGTCTTTCTTTAGCTAGAATTCTCTCTTGATTCGCAATCAGATTTTTCTCTTCGTGAACTCTACCTTATGGTTAGCTGTGGTTTGCCTTTAAAATGTTAagttgataaaatgtgtttgatatataaaaattggttaatcacttatatatatttggctAATTGTTAGTTTTAGACTAAAAATGATTAAGTTGATAAAATGATGtttagagttctaaatatatGCTAGggtattattagtatttttcaaAGATCTTTCTAAAAAAGATCTTGATTCAATTAAATAGTGAATAATTTatcattgagagagagagagagatcaccACGGGCTTGCATGAATCCCACTCCATGCCAGGAATCTGTGCCGTATTGGATTTATGCATATGCTGGCTTATCAacatcaaggcattgcatagttgATATTagttaaaatgtgttttttttatgttcGGTTAAACGATATTtgtatatttccaaaaaagatatctatttctataaattttaaaaaaaattatgcataatatttaAATCAATACATATATCATTATAATAATGAATTTGTGAGTACACTACAAACTCAATAATTTATCaacaaatgtaattttttaaaaatatattaagaattacatataaacttaataaatttttctttacattgtaaattaaattaataaattattgacaagtatatatatatttattaagatCTAGGTTACAACCtgcaattaaaaatttattctttaaccttttttttttttttttaacttaggTTCTTTAACTTGTGTTGATAAGAAGAATAGTGACCAATATACAAGAAGGGTTGGTGTTcttgtttcttttgaatttggATCCGGTGCAATAGTTAATATTATTGGACCATGCAACATAAAGGCTAATAGAATAAAAAGttaaatggttaaaaaaaataattaaaaatagttttcacCCTACCAACTTTTACATGAGACGGTAATTGCGTGGTGTAATAAGCCACTGTATCTCAGTTTGTCTCTTTCCTAGGTCACTCCAAGCCTTTTGTCTAGTCATAATTTCTTTGTTAATCACTTCTTTATACGCTTTCTCTAGATTGATGAAAATCATATAAAGGTCTTTACAGGCCTCTTTATATCCAGCATTTCTACCATTACGCCACAAGCCTAAAGTTGGTAAgatatggaaaattattatgtataaaaacaatttatgaATTAAATCTAATAAAAGATTAAATGACATCTCATGGTTCGACCTTGACCTTGGTTAAACTCTATCCAACTTCCAACCTCCAAAATTTTGTGCCTCTCACTTCTGGTTTCGCTAAACAGTGTGGGTTTCAAATCCATgcataaaacacacacaaacatgtAAGAAGAGAAacgaagaaagaaaataaaaatatacctCCGAGGAGCAAAGTGACACCTAAGTTGTTGAAATTCTCAACGAGTTTTCCCTTAACGAGATCAAAAAGTAGTGTGTTCACTCTGAACAAAGCAAATGTGGGATGGCCGACCTCTACATTTGCTTCCACCACGAATTTCCCAACGTCGTAGGCCGTAGCCTGTGCCTCCAATTATCAAAATCTTGCTTTACGGAGTCATTTGAaagtgttttgtttgttttgttttgtttttaacataaaaaaaggAGATTTACAATAACAGGGAGAAGAAGGTGGAGTGGAAGTGATCAGAATATCAAGCTATTTATGGATGAGATGATGAGGTATGGGTTACAATAATGGCCTTTGGTTGGAGCAGAAATGCTTGTTAAAAAGGTGAGACCAAATTCTtacaattataataatattaataatgattattattattattattattattattattattattattatttgtgaaaaaaaaaaatacatatatatatacatatatattcataAATAAAGCATTCCACCTgcactaattattattattattatttgtgaaaagaaaaaaaaaaaaaaatatatatatatatatatatatatatatatatatagtcataaATAAAGCATTCCACCTGCACTAGATAACGTGAAACAAGATTCAGGACTCTCAAGACTCGCCAGAATACTTTGATAATCTCTGcgtttttccaatttttttttttcacgcgttttttaAACTTGTGGCTACTGTTTATGCATTGTTCAATGAATAGTAGCCACAAAGTTggacttttcaaacttttttcagccaatcagtgcacatcgtgtactgtttacaaacccataaatttcacttttcagcaactttttcattaaaaatgagtcccacgatactatttacacatttaaaaattattttgctacagtgtttttcagttttcagttttcagctgtatccaaacggacccttattgttgctgaaactgaaaactgaaaatattgtagcaaaataatttttaaatgtctgaatagtatcgtgggacccgtgaacagtacatgaacagtgtgtgaacagtgttttttgttctctgcatagtaaaatcatgtgattttactgttcataagcaaggaaaaaaaaaaagcttgaaaacGCAACCCACTTTCAGCCACTCTCAGCCCAAAACAAACGCTCACGTAGTAGGAAAGCGGAGACTAAAATAGTAGGAAAACAACGTAATGGGAAGTGGAGACTAACGTAGTGACTAGGGCTGTCTCCATTATTCATAACTCAAAATATATGGGTCTTATAGCTGAAAAGTGTGTCTggcattattttcagtttttgttttcatcattcaattttctttgatttttaagtgatgagttatggaaactgaaaacacattttagatgTTTTCAAGTTATGGAAAAAGAGTTAtgatggcatttttgtaattaaacccACATATCCAGTCGCAATGTTTGACAAAcagactaattttttttttggtgaaacccAACCACAACTTTtgacttaaattttaaaatgggtCTGTTTTTGAAGTTGAAAAATGGGTCTAAGTTAAGGTGCCAAACGGGGGTTTGAGAAATTAGGGTATTTTAagtaatgagtgatgagtgataagtgacgaaaattgagtgaggagtgatgaCAAAATTCCCTCTTGGTTAGCAACATGGGTTGTTATCTACCTAATTCCCTGTTGATGAGCAGCATGGGTTGAATCGGTTGATTCCCCAAGGACAAAATTTAAGTTCAATTATGGTATTGAATTTCACATTAAAAAGAATTGTATTAagaaatacatatatatatatatatatatatatatatataaacttaataagttttcctttacactataaattaattaattatccacaaatattttttttaaagatctaCATTACAacctttaattaaatatttattctataacttgtttttttatagttttttttttttttacttagattCTTTAACTTGTGTTGATAAAAAGAATGGTGATCAATATCCAAGCAGGGTTGGTGTTCATCTCTTTTGAATTTAGATATGGTGCAATAGTTAAAGTTACTGCACCATATATGCAACATAATAGGTTTTACCCTACCAACTTTTACATGAGAAAGAAATTATTGGGTGGTGCAATATAAGCCATAGGATCTCAATCTGTCTCTTTCCAATCTCACTCCAAGCCTTTTGTCTAATCATAATTTCTTTGTTGATCACTTATTAATATGCTTTCTTTAAATCAATGAaccatataaaaatatttatagatcTCTCTATATTTTTCCATTAGACGTTTAAGTAAGAAGATAACTTTCATGGTAGATCATCTTGGCATAAAACTAAATTGATTCTCCGATATTAATTGTTGTTTCATGTCTTAACCTAATTTCAATCACTCTTTTTCAAAGTTTCTTACGTAAGGGAAAAATAGACACAAATAATTTATGTGGTTCAATAATATATCTAAATCCATAAACAGGGACAAGGAAAAAGTTTCACTATAAGACAGTGAGATTACAACAGTAGCACAATGGTATTCTCATAAGACCCAAACCCCAACAATACGCCATTGACTCTCTCCAACAACTCTACTTGAACATTCTGTTGCGGCACActctttctttattaattaGTCTCCGCTTTCCTACTACGTTTTCTTGGCCACCATGAGATATTGTTTCTATTCCATTTAAGACCAAAGACTTTGATCATCATGTGATTCCTGAGTCCTGAGTCCTGAGTCCTGTCACTATTTCTCATTCCAACGACAATTAGTAAGAATTGGTCTTCTCTTATGaataaacttcttttttaaatttcaccAAAAACATATGTAAGAATTGGTCTCACCTTTTTAACAAGCATTTCTGCTCCAACCAAAGGCCATTATTGTAACCCATACCTCACCTCACCATCTCATCCATAAATAGCTTGATATTCTGACCACTTCCACTCCACCTTCTTCTACGTACCCTTTATTGTCTCTTCTATAGTACTACCTGTTATtgtaaatttcctttttttttttatgttaaaaacaaataaaacactttcaaatgactcagaaaagcaagattttgataATTGGAGGGACGGGCTATCTTGGGAAATTCGTGGTTGAAGCAAGCGTAAAGGCTGGGCATCCCACCTTTGCCATGGTGAGAGAGAACACACTACTCTTTGATCCCATTAAGGGAAAACTCGTTCAGAAGTTCAAGAACTTAGGTGTCACTTTGCTCCAcgtaagtatatttttattttctttcttcgtTTCTCTTTGTACGTaggtgtttgtgtgtgttttatgcgtggttttccttttttttttggtaaaacaaTTATATGCGTGGTTTTCAGAACCAAATAAATGACACTCACACATGCTAACCATTGAGCCATAAGCTTTGTATTGTTTTGCGTTGAATAACTagttttaattatgtttatatttttgctTTGAAGggttaataattaaatatccTTTCTCAGACATTTATACCATTGCATTTACATTCATTGTTAAAATCatttgtaatttaataattttgtttttacttgtgAATGTgttatttagaattttattttgaaaatgttctcattttatattaaaatacttTCCTCTAGAAGGATCACTAAacacaatataatttttatgctttattattttatattaacctcatataaatattaattgtgaaaatttttttgaaagttgtttaattttaaaaaatattttctaataattttttttttgtagattttacaaatttaatacaTTTACTTGTAGTTTAATTAATTGCTATATTAATGATGACATTATTGTTATCAACCTTCGATCGGACCCCTAGTCTGATCtcaaaaattaccaatttttGCCTTTTTAGAACATTGGTTTTATGCTAGATAGGTAGGTTTTGTggtgttaaaataaaataaaaaataaaataaaataaaaaacatgaaaatgcaGGGAGATCTTTACGACCATGAGAGTTTAGTGAAGGCGATAAAGCAAGTGGATGTGGTGATATCAGTGGTGGGTAACCTCCAATTAGTAGATCAGGTCAGGATTGTTGATGCCATTAAAGAAGCTGGTAATGTTAAGGTTTGTACTTCTAAATTACTCAAACTTTTTGAACCACTCACTTTATCTAAAtttaattcattcattcaaattctttttttttttttaattatttgtaaaGTTTCATTTTCTAAGGTTGTTCTTAGGATCATGTTGAAAATTGTCTCAAATTGGTTTAGATTCCTTCacatgaaaaagaaagattttccCTTGGTGTGAAAGACAGATTCTCATTGATATTAAGTGCAGGTTTGGATAGAGATTATTGTGCTTCTACGTTTTCTATTTCacgtttccttctttttttctttttctttttttttttcagtgcatgaacagtaaaatcacatgaatttacTGTGCAGAGACAATTATCACTATTCACGCACTGTAATAGCACTAttcatgcatttaaaaatattaaaaattggtcctacggtactattcagacatttaaaaattattttactacagtgaaaactgaaaacactatagcaaaataatttttaaatgtgtgaatagtgtcatgggacccatttttaatgttttttctaaataaagtaCTTGTGGGTCCCTTGAATAGTCCACGAGACCCACTGAGCAGTGTTTTATGTCTCTTGAAACACgtgcatcaaaaaaaaaaaaaaaaagaggaaacacCAAACGTGAAACGTGCAGACCAATCAACTGAATGTTTTATTGTTGAAAAAGTAAATGGGTATTCCTTGTACATCAATGAATAGAATCGGATCATTCTAAATAGACACAGTTGCAAACGGCTTAATGGCTTTTACAATCCTCTCATATTAAGAGAGGAGGGGACTCTTAATTAATTAGAAGAACATGGAGTATTCTTTGAAATATTGTTTGAATAGTTATTAAAAGATTTTAATGGGTGAGCTGTTTTAATTTCAGAGATTCTTCCCGTCTGAATTTGGAAACGATGTGGACCGAGTCCATGTTGTTGAGCCAGCAAAGACTGCATTTGGTACTAAGGTCCAATTTCGACGCACCGTTGAGGCTAACAACATCCCTTACACTTATGTTGCGGCCAACTACTTCTTTGGCCATTTTCTCGCTAACTTGTTACAGCTAGGAGCCACTGTTCCTCCTAGAGATAAAGTCATTATCTTTGGAGATGGAAATCCCAAAggtaaacaacaatttttttaagttttcatGACAATTGTACTTTATCATTAGGTCATAActgtagttgatttttttgtgtaaaCACTAGAATTGAATTCCAGATCTTttatttgacaataaaaaactttataaattgaACTAACTTAACTCACTAGtgcaacatttttttgtttataggaTTTGTAAATGTGTGGCCATGTTCGCCAAACATGAAATTGGAAATCTATTGCCCcaaattaaggttttatttaATGTCAGGTCATTTAAAATTAGttatcaattcttttttttttcttctttaagtagACAATTATCAATCCTTAGTGATGAAGAttccccaaaaacaaaaatccttaaGTGGTGAAACAGAATTTTAAATGACCCAAATACACCCTAAAACAATTTTGAAGCCAATAGAGATGAGTGTGATCGAGTGAGGTGAAATCCAATGAGCTCAATTGTAGTTATGATAATTGATAAGATATGTATCATTGTTTCacaatttattacttttatttctCCTTGCAGCAATTTTTAACAAGGAAGATGACATAGGAACCTATACCATTAGAGCTGTGGATGACCCAAGAACATTGAACAAGATACTCTATCTTAGGCCTCCTGGAAACATTTACTCATTCAATGAGCTTGTTTCCCTTTGGGAGAAGAAGATTGGCAAAACCCTTGAGAAAATCTATGTTCCGGAGGAAAAGATGTTGAAGGACATCCAAGGTCAGTAAGAAAACCCGTCCTCAACTCCAAGTTTGCTACAGCAGAATGTCATGATGATAACTTttaatgagtggttaatatttttatgttctttcatgttttttaaaaggacaattatatttttacattcACTGTTCATATAAAGTGCACATAATTGTACACATTTACATGATGTGTATGATGTTGTATACATTTATTTAGTTTACTATATAAAATGTACATGAACAGTGAatgtaaaaacataattttctttttaaaaattcacaTTAATGGTTAGGGTTTATATCtggaaatgctatttttaacAGTGGCAAGGAGAAAAACGTTGATTAACTTGTTTTTGATCGTGGTACTTTCTTGTAGAGTCCCCAATTCTAACCAATGTGCTATTGGGATTCCACCACGGGGTCTTTGTGAAGGGTGATCACACCAACTTTGAGATTGAGCCATCATTTGGTGTGGAAGCTTCCCAGTTGTACCCAGATGTCAAATACACCTCTGTGGAAGAATATCTCGACCAATTTGTTTGAGAAATTAACCCCAGCTCTTGTTATTTTTcaagataaataattatagtTGTTATGGGTTAGTTCAAGTGGAGGAGTCTCTGTACTCATCAAtatcttgttttctttaaacatGTATTGAAGAACCTCTAACTACTCTTAGTGGTGCATTTTCTCATTACAATATATGTTTGTAATCGAAAGCCTTTAATATTTCTCGTGGTCTA contains the following coding sequences:
- the LOC115960830 gene encoding phenylcoumaran benzylic ether reductase Betv6-like, coding for MTQKSKILIIGGTGYLGKFVVEASVKAGHPTFAMVRENTLLFDPIKGKLVQKFKNLGVTLLHGDLYDHESLVKAIKQVDVVISVVGNLQLVDQVRIVDAIKEAGNVKRFFPSEFGNDVDRVHVVEPAKTAFGTKVQFRRTVEANNIPYTYVAANYFFGHFLANLLQLGATVPPRDKVIIFGDGNPKAIFNKEDDIGTYTIRAVDDPRTLNKILYLRPPGNIYSFNELVSLWEKKIGKTLEKIYVPEEKMLKDIQESPILTNVLLGFHHGVFVKGDHTNFEIEPSFGVEASQLYPDVKYTSVEEYLDQFV